The stretch of DNA AACAGCCACCCCGACAGGGAAGCGGCCCGGCGCGCGTTCGAGGCCATGATGACCATGCGCCGGATCGACATCGCCCGGATCGAGGCCGCCATCCGCGGAGACTCGGCCCATGCGTGAGATCACCGGCTCCCTCTTCCAGTCCCTCGACGGGGTGATCCAGGCGCCGGGCGGACCGGAGGAGGATCAGACCGGCTTCGCGCACGGCGGCTGGACCTTCCCGTATTTCGACGCATCCCTCGCCGCGCCGATGGGCAAGCTGCTCGGAGGCGCTTACGAGCTGCTTCTCGGTCGACGGACCTACGAGATCTTCGCCGCCTACTGGCCGCACAACGCCGATCAGCCCATCGGCGCGACCTTCAACGCGATCCGCAAGCATGTCGTGACCGCGTCCGACGGGGCGCTCGGCTGGAACAACAGCTTCCGGCTCGCTGGCGATCCTGTCGCGGCGATCTCCCGCCTCAAGGAGAGCG from Methylobacterium radiotolerans JCM 2831 encodes:
- a CDS encoding dihydrofolate reductase family protein; this encodes MREITGSLFQSLDGVIQAPGGPEEDQTGFAHGGWTFPYFDASLAAPMGKLLGGAYELLLGRRTYEIFAAYWPHNADQPIGATFNAIRKHVVTASDGALGWNNSFRLAGDPVAAISRLKESDGPDLLIQGSSMLYPALLPAGLIDRMVLITFPVMLGRGKRWYADDPSAARTWTLVEQTHSPKGVHVAMLARDGAVRTGSFATKPPSADERALRQRQAAGRW